In Candidatus Cybelea sp., one genomic interval encodes:
- a CDS encoding helix-turn-helix domain-containing protein, translating to MDATQLPPFGDLLREYRMAAGLTQEELAERARLSLAAIGKLERGARQRPYRATVALLADALSLAPNDCLKLECAARGALLASQPADDAGTAIHLPVHFSAFVGRERDLENVGEMLATHRLVTLAGAGGVGKTRLAIRAAERFIVAADPTRHQLDGAWFVDFSTLSEGAMVPIALASSIGVPHCRTIAALITYLRSQAFLLILDNCEHLLDPIAHAVNAIVSSCPNGRVLATSRQALSVGGERIYRVPPMSLPDAMELFKERAEATDSRFELADSIIPAVENICRRVDGIALAIELAAARTNAFSPAVIAEQLGERFSLLSGGTRTSLPRHETMNALFDWSYDLLDAAERELFRRSGIFAGGFTLDLVSALEGDEKRDAPRKLARLVDKSFVQCDIHAGPRYRLLEPARHYALQKLRERREYDRAARSHALALLALAEYFDSKLELTPDHVWYAQIERERDNFRAAFQWALGPHGDAAIAQRLAASRTATWSGFASGEVREWVGAALETCGESTALAVPAKLAINAARTAAIFGPSWHPKESPDARVPDTRVDECRRALALQSPDDLRAVGLAQYWLGVALRDCGRYDEADNALRQARAAARSVGAQTEYNAATTSLGAVRYGAGDLTEARALITEALQLSEAAGSDRVAADARVALAEVEFASGRVKEALELNEKTAGFFRSHSNLIGLPLPLCNSAACLVVLERYDEAREYAAEALRRSLAIGSVHCAFWAMQHLAAAAVFGSGPSNNNATLQRAANMLGFVDEATTQRGIPRYVTEQQEYEKMIFALREALGDDRLASCMAAGKAWTEEQAAAEAFAI from the coding sequence GTGGACGCTACCCAGCTACCACCGTTTGGGGACCTCTTGCGCGAGTACCGCATGGCGGCCGGCCTGACGCAGGAGGAGCTTGCCGAGCGTGCGCGCCTGAGCCTTGCGGCGATCGGCAAGCTCGAGCGCGGGGCTCGTCAACGACCCTATCGCGCCACGGTTGCTCTTCTTGCCGATGCGCTATCGCTCGCTCCAAACGACTGCCTAAAGCTCGAGTGCGCGGCTCGCGGCGCACTCCTCGCATCGCAGCCGGCAGACGACGCCGGAACAGCGATTCATCTCCCGGTGCATTTCTCTGCGTTTGTGGGCCGAGAGCGCGATCTGGAAAACGTCGGCGAGATGCTCGCCACCCATCGCCTCGTTACGCTCGCCGGCGCGGGCGGCGTCGGCAAGACGCGCCTGGCAATACGTGCCGCAGAGCGGTTTATCGTCGCGGCGGATCCCACGCGTCACCAACTCGATGGCGCCTGGTTTGTGGATTTCTCGACGCTGTCCGAGGGCGCGATGGTCCCGATCGCGCTCGCTTCCAGTATCGGCGTCCCTCACTGCCGGACAATCGCTGCGCTAATTACCTATCTACGGTCGCAAGCGTTCTTGCTGATCCTCGACAACTGCGAGCACCTGTTGGATCCCATCGCGCACGCGGTCAATGCGATCGTCTCCAGCTGCCCGAACGGCCGGGTCTTGGCAACGAGCCGTCAAGCTCTTTCGGTTGGAGGCGAGCGGATCTATCGCGTTCCCCCGATGAGCCTCCCGGATGCAATGGAGCTGTTCAAGGAACGTGCCGAGGCGACAGACAGCCGGTTCGAGCTAGCAGATTCGATTATTCCTGCGGTGGAAAACATCTGCCGCCGGGTCGATGGCATTGCGCTGGCCATCGAGCTTGCCGCGGCCCGCACGAACGCGTTCTCACCGGCCGTTATCGCCGAACAACTTGGGGAGCGTTTTTCACTCTTGAGCGGCGGCACCCGAACGTCGCTTCCGCGGCACGAGACGATGAATGCCCTTTTCGACTGGAGCTATGACCTGCTCGACGCCGCCGAGCGTGAGCTATTTCGTCGATCCGGGATATTTGCCGGCGGCTTCACGCTTGATCTGGTCAGCGCGCTCGAGGGAGATGAGAAGCGCGACGCTCCGCGCAAATTGGCGCGCCTCGTCGATAAGTCGTTCGTACAATGTGACATTCACGCGGGCCCGCGTTACCGGCTGTTGGAGCCCGCTCGCCACTATGCGCTCCAGAAGCTTCGCGAGCGGCGGGAATACGACCGCGCGGCGCGATCGCACGCGCTTGCACTTCTCGCCCTGGCCGAATACTTCGATTCTAAATTGGAGTTGACTCCGGATCACGTTTGGTACGCTCAGATCGAGCGCGAGCGCGACAACTTTCGCGCCGCATTCCAATGGGCCCTTGGCCCGCACGGCGACGCGGCCATCGCCCAACGGCTGGCGGCGTCGAGAACCGCAACGTGGAGCGGCTTCGCGTCGGGTGAAGTCCGCGAGTGGGTCGGCGCTGCCCTCGAAACCTGCGGCGAGTCCACAGCGCTGGCGGTGCCGGCAAAGCTCGCAATCAACGCGGCGCGAACGGCCGCCATTTTCGGACCGTCTTGGCATCCGAAAGAGAGTCCCGACGCGCGCGTCCCCGATACGCGCGTCGACGAGTGCAGGCGTGCATTGGCTCTTCAATCTCCCGACGATCTTCGTGCCGTCGGATTGGCGCAATACTGGCTTGGAGTAGCCCTTCGGGACTGCGGACGTTACGATGAGGCTGATAACGCTCTGCGCCAAGCACGGGCCGCCGCGCGCTCCGTGGGAGCGCAGACAGAATACAACGCGGCCACCACGTCCTTGGGGGCGGTACGTTACGGCGCCGGCGACTTAACGGAGGCGCGTGCACTCATTACCGAAGCGCTGCAGCTCAGTGAAGCGGCCGGATCAGATCGGGTAGCTGCCGATGCGCGCGTAGCCCTCGCAGAGGTCGAATTCGCCTCGGGCCGGGTCAAAGAGGCGCTCGAGCTAAACGAGAAAACGGCCGGGTTCTTTCGATCTCACTCGAACCTCATCGGCCTTCCCCTGCCGCTTTGCAACTCAGCCGCTTGCCTTGTCGTGTTGGAGCGTTACGACGAAGCGCGGGAATATGCGGCTGAAGCGTTGCGACGATCGCTCGCGATCGGGAGCGTTCACTGCGCGTTTTGGGCGATGCAGCATCTCGCCGCGGCCGCCGTTTTCGGGAGCGGTCCGAGCAACAATAACGCGACGCTTCAGCGCGCGGCAAACATGCTTGGATTCGTCGACGAAGCGACGACCCAAAGAGGAATACCTCGGTATGTAACGGAGCAGCAGGAGTACGAGAAGATGATCTTTGCCCTGCGCGAAGCCCTCGGAGACGACAGGCTTGCAAGCTGCATGGCTGCCGGAAAAGCGTGGACGGAGGAGCAAGCCGCGGCGGAAGCGTTCGCAATCTAA
- a CDS encoding alpha/beta hydrolase gives MSAAQQKSIVLVHGGFVDGSGWEGVYKVLKNDGYNVIVVQNPTISLADDVAVTRRAVDSAGGDVILVGHSYGGAVITQAGNDPKVTGLVYITAFAPDKGESVAALIAHPVPGAPAPPILPPQNGFLMLDKARFAEAFAADVNPELASFMANAQVPWGLEALNGVVAEPAWSTKQSWYLIATTDRMIPPPAQRFMAERAKATIAEAPGSHAIYVSKPDTVARFIERAATAEPAAAAR, from the coding sequence ATGTCAGCTGCGCAACAGAAGAGTATCGTCTTGGTTCACGGAGGTTTCGTGGACGGCTCCGGCTGGGAAGGCGTCTACAAGGTACTCAAGAACGACGGCTACAACGTGATCGTCGTTCAGAACCCGACGATCAGCTTGGCGGACGACGTGGCCGTGACCAGGCGCGCCGTCGACAGCGCCGGCGGTGACGTCATTCTCGTTGGCCACTCTTACGGGGGCGCCGTTATCACGCAAGCCGGTAACGATCCCAAAGTGACCGGGCTCGTCTATATTACCGCATTTGCGCCGGACAAAGGTGAGTCTGTGGCAGCGCTGATCGCACACCCGGTCCCGGGCGCGCCCGCTCCGCCGATCCTCCCGCCGCAAAATGGGTTTTTGATGCTGGACAAGGCAAGGTTTGCCGAGGCCTTTGCCGCCGATGTAAATCCGGAACTCGCATCGTTCATGGCAAACGCGCAGGTGCCGTGGGGTCTCGAAGCGCTCAACGGCGTCGTCGCGGAACCGGCTTGGAGCACTAAGCAGAGTTGGTACCTCATCGCTACGACCGACAGAATGATTCCGCCGCCCGCCCAGCGGTTCATGGCCGAGCGCGCAAAGGCAACGATTGCCGAAGCGCCCGGAAGCCACGCGATCTACGTTTCGAAGCCGGACACGGTTGCGCGTTTCATCGAACGGGCCGCAACCGCGGAGCCGGCAGCAGCGGCGCGCTGA